Proteins encoded by one window of Anguilla rostrata isolate EN2019 chromosome 9, ASM1855537v3, whole genome shotgun sequence:
- the rb1 gene encoding retinoblastoma-associated protein isoform X4, whose translation MMCSRLLTSHPELEPVMWTLFQHTLQHEYELMRDRHLDQLMMSAMYAICKVKNIDLRFKTIVTAYKNLPNTNQETFKRVLIRDGQYDSIIVFYNLVFMQRLKTNILQYASPRPPTLSPIPNIPCSPYKYPNSPRKVPGSNNVYISPLKSSRMSPSVITPRSRKVTVCVCTFICTHLFLRILVSIGESFGISSSDKFSKINQMVSSSDWTLKRGYDGGSAPKPLKRLRFDMDGQDEADGSKPSGKSTLIQKLAEMTSTRTRIQEQKLKEDANSVKREEP comes from the exons ATGATGTGCTCCCGCCTGCTTACCTCTCATCCCGAGCTGGAGCCAGTCATGTGGACCCTGTTCCAGCACACACTACAGCATGAGTATGAGCTAATGAGAGACCGCCACCTggaccag TTGATGATGTCAGCCATGTATGCCATCTGCAAAGTGAAGAACATTGATTTGAGATTCAAGACCATCGTCACAGCCTACAAGAATCTTCCCAACACCAACCAGGAG ACCTTCAAAAGGGTGCTGATTCGTGACGGTCAGTACGATTCCATCATAGTCTTCTACAACCTGGTGTTCATGCAGAGGCTGAAGACCAACATCCTACAGTATGCCTCTCCAAGG CCTCCAACTTTGTCGCCTATCCCCAACATCCCCTGTAGTCCCTATAAGTACCCCAACTCCCCCCGGAAGGTCCCAGGGAGCAATAATGTGTACATCTCTCCTCTGAAGAGCAGCCGGATGTCCCCCAGTGTCATAACCCCCCGCTCCAG AaaagtaactgtgtgtgtgtgcacgttcaTATGCACACATCTCTTCCTTAGAATCCTGGTATCCATTGGTGAATCATTTGGG ATAAGTTCATCAGATAAGTTCTCTAAGATCAATCAGATGGTGAGCAGCAGTGATTGGACCCTAAAGAGGGGTTACGATGGAGGTTCTGCCCCCAAGCCACTGAAGAGGCTGCGCTTTGACATGGATGGACAGGATGAAGCCGATGGAAG CAAACCCAGTGGAAAGTCTACTTTGATACAGAAACTGGCAGAAATGA CCTCCACTCGAACCCGGATACAGGAACAGAAGCTGAAGGAGGATGCAAACTCTGTGAAGAGGGAGGAGCCTTGA